A portion of the Magnolia sinica isolate HGM2019 chromosome 17, MsV1, whole genome shotgun sequence genome contains these proteins:
- the LOC131231181 gene encoding uncharacterized protein LOC131231181 isoform X2: MGEEISLYLEGLVSPSIPQCRICHEEEGESSKSLEAPCSCSGTLKNFEAGYIIRKKARLADIAVTIRESLEVPRQNHELRHPRLVAIVAAEDEFIETRYPECSSASERSASCCRSLAVIFTILLLARHLVSMLGGADHYPFTLLTVLVLRAGGIIVPLYIMVRTMEAIQRWKRQNQQHHVSDDSSPEEAEEDEQLQHTVQIH; the protein is encoded by the exons ATGGGAGAAGAGATTTCATTGTATTTGGAAGGTTTGGTCTCTCCTTCAATTCCTCAGTGTAGAATCtgtcatgaagaagaaggagaatcCTCTAAAAGCTTGGAAGCTCCTTGTTCTTGCTCGGGAACTCTCAAG AACTTTGAAGCTGGGTACATAATACGGAAAAAAGCTCGATTGGCTGATATAGCTGTGACAATCAG AGAGAGCTTGGAGGTTCCCAGACAAAACCATGAGCTACGCCATCCTAGATTAGTGGCAATTGTTGCGGCAGAAGATGAATTTATCGAAACCCGTTACCCTGAATGCTCCTCTGCATCTGAGAGAAGTGCGTCATGCTGTAGATCCCTGGCTGTAATT TTCACTATCCTTTTGCTTGCAAGACATCTTGTTTCTATGCTAGGTGGAGCAGACCATTATCCATTTACACTTCTCACT GTGCTCGTTTTAAGGGCCGGTGGAATTATTGTGCCATTATACATAATGGTGAGAACAATGGAAGCAATCCAACGGTGGAAGCGGCAAAATCAACAGCATCAT GTGTCTGATGATTCATCCCCAGAAGAAGCCGAGGAGGATGAGCAATTGCAGCATACAGTTCAAATACACTAA
- the LOC131231181 gene encoding uncharacterized protein LOC131231181 isoform X1, with product MGEEISLYLEGLVSPSIPQCRICHEEEGESSKSLEAPCSCSGTLKFAHRECIQRWCDEKGNTTCEICLQNFEAGYIIRKKARLADIAVTIRESLEVPRQNHELRHPRLVAIVAAEDEFIETRYPECSSASERSASCCRSLAVIFTILLLARHLVSMLGGADHYPFTLLTVLVLRAGGIIVPLYIMVRTMEAIQRWKRQNQQHHVSDDSSPEEAEEDEQLQHTVQIH from the exons ATGGGAGAAGAGATTTCATTGTATTTGGAAGGTTTGGTCTCTCCTTCAATTCCTCAGTGTAGAATCtgtcatgaagaagaaggagaatcCTCTAAAAGCTTGGAAGCTCCTTGTTCTTGCTCGGGAACTCTCAAG TTTGCTCACAGAGAGTGTATACAGAGGTGGTGTGATGAGAAAGGGAATACCACCTGTGAGATCTGTCTACAG AACTTTGAAGCTGGGTACATAATACGGAAAAAAGCTCGATTGGCTGATATAGCTGTGACAATCAG AGAGAGCTTGGAGGTTCCCAGACAAAACCATGAGCTACGCCATCCTAGATTAGTGGCAATTGTTGCGGCAGAAGATGAATTTATCGAAACCCGTTACCCTGAATGCTCCTCTGCATCTGAGAGAAGTGCGTCATGCTGTAGATCCCTGGCTGTAATT TTCACTATCCTTTTGCTTGCAAGACATCTTGTTTCTATGCTAGGTGGAGCAGACCATTATCCATTTACACTTCTCACT GTGCTCGTTTTAAGGGCCGGTGGAATTATTGTGCCATTATACATAATGGTGAGAACAATGGAAGCAATCCAACGGTGGAAGCGGCAAAATCAACAGCATCAT GTGTCTGATGATTCATCCCCAGAAGAAGCCGAGGAGGATGAGCAATTGCAGCATACAGTTCAAATACACTAA